From Deltaproteobacteria bacterium HGW-Deltaproteobacteria-4, one genomic window encodes:
- a CDS encoding cytochrome C: protein MIRILQLFTVGLLLGASTLWATDFNHAGHQLMAGDLSCVACHAEDNRDIRPDNKVCLECHDEAFVDNLKLPGLVTHDVTWALTHRGAALAKTYDCSACHEQDYCLDCHKAGRADEMGKLGNTMTNVHRSEFTVTHPIAARTNPQLCNKCHESKFCVECHDDFNPADLALDSHRKGFTNGTLGGQHAFYSDQQCQGCHTNSVLPSHQWSNSHAREARKNLATCQACHPDGDVCLKCHSAKSGLMANPHPRDWDDVKNRLKRASDAKTCRKCH from the coding sequence ATGATTCGTATACTGCAACTGTTCACCGTCGGCCTGCTCCTCGGGGCATCGACACTGTGGGCCACCGATTTTAACCACGCCGGCCATCAACTCATGGCTGGAGATCTCTCCTGTGTCGCCTGTCATGCGGAGGATAATCGTGATATTCGCCCCGATAACAAGGTTTGTCTTGAGTGCCACGATGAGGCCTTTGTCGATAATCTCAAATTGCCAGGATTAGTCACCCACGACGTAACCTGGGCGCTGACTCACCGTGGCGCAGCACTCGCCAAGACCTATGATTGCTCTGCCTGTCACGAGCAGGATTATTGTCTCGACTGCCACAAAGCCGGGCGGGCCGATGAAATGGGCAAGCTCGGTAACACCATGACCAACGTTCACCGCTCCGAGTTTACCGTCACCCACCCGATCGCGGCGCGCACCAACCCGCAACTCTGTAACAAATGCCATGAGAGCAAGTTCTGTGTTGAGTGTCACGATGATTTCAATCCTGCCGATTTGGCCCTTGACTCCCATCGCAAAGGCTTTACCAACGGCACCCTCGGTGGGCAACATGCTTTTTACAGCGATCAACAATGCCAGGGCTGTCACACTAACTCAGTGCTGCCGAGCCACCAATGGTCGAATAGTCATGCCCGCGAAGCGCGAAAAAACCTGGCCACCTGTCAAGCTTGCCATCCTGATGGTGATGTCTGTCTTAAATGCCACAGTGCCAAGAGCGGTTTGATGGCCAACCCTCATCCTCGTGACTGGGATGATGTTAAAAATCGTCTTAAGCGGGCCAGTGACGCTAAAACTTGTCGTAAATGCCACTAA